The Oryzias latipes chromosome 4, ASM223467v1 genome includes a window with the following:
- the LOC100820722 gene encoding E2A1 transcription factor isoform X3, translating to MSEQQQRMAAVETDKELSDLLDFSAMFAPPVANGKNRTMTLASTHFAGSDERSGSGSWGSAEQNSPSFSQGRGYGDGTHFSEHEGLSSPFISSGISGKADRPYPHFGSQPNFLPSDIPMPSPDAMSPSGLKSGSQFYPSYPNNPRRRPPEGGLDAQPKKIRKPPGLPSSVYVSTSGEEFARDGAGYAGAKPGAVYPGSFFMQEDPWSSSSYSPMLGNIGQPGSFPAISDRMNYPLHSTEVNGFHTAPTTYNHTPTLNGESIMAAGRGTTASSSGDEIGKALASIYPSDHNSNNFPSAPSTPGSPQAIAGAPSQWQRPTTPPFEGQPHALSKMEDRLEEAIHVLRSHAVGQSPALDSTHSDMHGLLPPVHNGGLGGLSPAFPNASLALSNRHPAMQGGKHEEPAGLPPSSTLLHGHHASGPTQPVSQSEGFTGLPGGLARSSHSSSSSDIKREDKEDDENSSVADKSEDEKKDPKSARSRTRKEALTLQMFSGLSDQKDDLDEDDEDVPPEVKMERERERRVANNARERLRVRDINEAFKELGRMCQLHLSHDKPQTKLLILHQAVNVILNLEQQVRERNLNPKAACLKRREEEKVSGVGAEAPMQLSGGHPSMGGDGHNPVGHM from the exons ATGAACGCAGCGGCTCCGGGTCCTGGGGTTCTGCAGAACAGAACAGTCCCTCGTTCAGCCAAGGACGG GGCTACGGAGATGGAACCCACTTCAGTGAGCATGAAGGCCTGTCATCTCCGTTCATCAGTTCAGGGATTTCTG GTAAAGCTGACCGGCCGTATCCTCATTTTGGGAGTCAG CCTAATTTTCTTCCCAGCGACATACCGATGCCAAGCCCAGATGCCATGTCCCCCTCTGGCCTCAAGTCTGGTTCTCAGTTTTACCCGTCCTACCCCAACAACCCCAGGAGAAGGCCGCCCGAAGGAGGTTTAG ATGCCCAGCCAAAGAAGATCCGGAAACCCCCCGGCCTGCCTTCCTCG GTTTACGTTTCCACGTCAGGGGAGGAGTTTGCCAGAGACGGTGCAGGATACGCGGGCGCGAAGCCTGGCGCCGTCTATCCCGGCTCCTTCTTCATGCAAG AAGACCCCTGGTCCTCTTCCAGCTACTCCCCCATGCTGGGGAACATTGGACAGCCAGGCTCCTTCCCCGCCATCAGCGACAGAATG AACTACCCCCTGCATAGCACCGAAGTTAACGGCTTCCACACAGCCCCCACCACCTACAACCACACACCCACCCTCAACGGAGAAAGCATTATGG CGGCCGGCCGAGGCACCACAGCCAGCAGCTCGGGGGACGAGATCGGGAAGGCTCTGGCATCG ATTTATCCGTCAGACCACAACAGTAACAACTTCCCGTCTGCTCCTTCTACTCCTGGATCTCCTCAGGCCATCGCAG GAGCTCCGTCTCAGTGGCAAAGACCAACCACCCCCCCGTTTGAAGGCCAACCTCACGCACTG AGTAAAATGGAGGACCGTTTGGAGGAGGCCATCCACGTTCTCCGCAGCCACGCTGTGGGCCAGAGCCCCGCCTTAGACAGCACTCACAGTGACATGCACGGCCTGCTGCCCCCCGTGCACAACGGGGGCCTGGGAGGCCTGTCTCCGGCTTTCCCCAACGCCAGCCTCGCGCTCAGCAACAGACATCCGGCCATG CAGGGGGGGAAACACGAGGAACCTGCCGGACTTCCTCCCAGCAGCACTCTCCTGCACGGTCACCACGCATCAGGACCCACGCAGCCTGTCAGCCAGTCAGAAGGCTTCACTG GTCTCCCCGGGGGCTTGGCTCGCTCCTCACACTCCTCCAGCAGCTCCGACATCAAAAGAGAAGACAAAGAGGACGATGAGAACTCCTCCGTGGCAGACAAATCAGAGGATGAGAAGAAGGATCCCAAATCGGCTCGCAGTCGGACAAG AAAGGAGGCGTTGACCCTCCAGATGTTCTCTGGCCTATCAGACCAGAAAGATGA TCTGGACGAGGATGACGAGGACGTTCCCCCCGAGGTGAAGATGGAGCGCGAGAGGGAGCGGCGAGTGGCCAACAACGCCCGAGAGCGTCTGCGGGTCCGGGACATCAACGAGGCCTTCAAGGAGCTCGGCAGGATGTGCCAGCTGCACCTCAGCCACGACAAACCTCAGACCAAACTTCTCATCCTCCACCAAGCCGTCAACGTCATCCTGAACTTAGAACAACAAGTCAGAG AGCGCAACCTCAACCCCAAGGCTGCGTGTTTAAAACGGCGCGAGGAGGAAAAGGTGTCCGGGGTGGGGGCGGAGGCTCCCATGCAGCTCTCAGGAGGCCACCCCAGCATGGGCGGAGACGGCCACAACCCAGTTGGTCACATGTAA
- the LOC100820722 gene encoding E2A1 transcription factor (The RefSeq protein has 1 substitution, 1 frameshift compared to this genomic sequence) encodes MSEQQQRMAAVETDKELSDLLDFSAMFAPPVANGKNRTMTLASTHFAGSAADERSGSGSWGSAEQNSPSFSQGRGYGDGTHFSEHEGLSSPFISSGISGLSLIQSWRNIYTKDVPLHFCSPNFLPSDIPMPSPDAMSPSGLKSGSQFYPSYPNNPRRRPPEGGLDCTDAQPKKIRKPPGLPSSVYVSTSGEEFARDGAGYAGAKPGAVYPGSFFMQGNFMQGGVDSSKDPWSSSSYSPMLGNIGQPGSFPAISDRMNYPLHSTEVNGFHTAPTTYNHTPTLNGESIMAAGRGTTASSSGDEIGKALASIYPSDHNSNNFPSAPSTPGSPQAIAGAPSQWQRPTTPPFEGQPHALELVLVLVPLLRSSVPFLQQSKMEDRLEEAIHVLRSHAVGQSPALDSTHSDMHGLLPPVHNGGLGGLSPAFPNASLALSNRHPAMVSPRPLSCCSVSREDSVLMSVRRSTPLDLCSVWDEGLPGGLARSSHSSSSSDIKREDKEDDENSSVADKSEDEKKDPKSARSRTRKEALTLQMFSGLSDQKDDRRSQRMERERERRVANNARERLRVRDINEAFKELGRMCQLHLSHDKPQTKLLILHQAVNVILNLEQQVRERNLNPKAACLKRREEEKVSGVGAEAPMQLSGGHPSMGGDGHNPVGHM; translated from the exons CTGCAGATGAACGCAGCGGCTCCGGGTCCTGGGGTTCTGCAGAACAGAACAGTCCCTCGTTCAGCCAAGGACGG GGCTACGGAGATGGAACCCACTTCAGTGAGCATGAAGGCCTGTCATCTCCGTTCATCAGTTCAGGGATTTCTGGTTTGTCTCTAAT CCAAAGTTGGAGGAACATTTACACGAAGGACGTTCCACTTCACTTCTGTTCT CCTAATTTTCTTCCCAGCGACATACCGATGCCAAGCCCAGATGCCATGTCCCCCTCTGGCCTCAAGTCTGGTTCTCAGTTTTACCCGTCCTACCCCAACAACCCCAGGAGAAGGCCGCCCGAAGGAGGTTTAG tgtgcACAGATGCCCAGCCAAAGAAGATCCGGAAACCCCCCGGCCTGCCTTCCTCG GTTTACGTTTCCACGTCAGGGGAGGAGTTTGCCAGAGACGGTGCAGGATACGCGGGCGCGAAGCCTGGCGCCGTCTATCCCGGCTCCTTCTTCATGCAAGGTAACTTCATGCAGGGGGGAGTGGACAGTTCCA AAGACCCCTGGTCCTCTTCCAGCTACTCCCCCATGCTGGGGAACATTGGACAGCCAGGCTCCTTCCCCGCCATCAGCGACAGAATG AACTACCCCCTGCATAGCACCGAAGTTAACGGCTTCCACACAGCCCCCACCACCTACAACCACACACCCACCCTCAACGGAGAAAGCATTATGG CGGCCGGCCGAGGCACCACAGCCAGCAGCTCGGGGGACGAGATCGGGAAGGCTCTGGCATCG ATTTATCCGTCAGACCACAACAGTAACAACTTCCCGTCTGCTCCTTCTACTCCTGGATCTCCTCAGGCCATCGCAG GAGCTCCGTCTCAGTGGCAAAGACCAACCACCCCCCCGTTTGAAGGCCAACCTCACGCACTGGTAGGATGACGGACAG AGCTTGTTCTTGTCTTGGTGCCGCTTCTCCGCTCATCTGTGCCGTTTCTTCAGCAGAGTAAAATGGAGGACCGTTTGGAGGAGGCCATCCACGTTCTCCGCAGCCACGCTGTGGGCCAGAGCCCCGCCTTAGACAGCACTCACAGTGACATGCACGGCCTGCTGCCCCCCGTGCACAACGGGGGCCTGGGAGGCCTGTCTCCGGCTTTCCCCAACGCCAGCCTCGCGCTCAGCAACAGACATCCGGCCATGGTGAGTCCCCGCCCTTTGAGCTGCTGCTCTGTCAGCAGAGAGGATTCTGTCCTGATGTCGGTCAGACGCTCCACACCATTGGACCTGTGCAGCGTCTGGGA TGAAGGTCTCCCCGGGGGCTTGGCTCGCTCCTCACACTCCTCCAGCAGCTCCGACATCAAAAGAGAAGACAAAGAGGACGATGAGAACTCCTCCGTGGCAGACAAATCAGAGGATGAGAAGAAGGATCCCAAATCGGCTCGCAGTCGGACAAG AAAGGAGGCGTTGACCCTCCAGATGTTCTCTGGCCTATCAGACCAGAAAGATGA CAGACGTTCTCAGAG GATGGAGCGCGAGAGGGAGCGGCGAGTGGCCAACAACGCCCGAGAGCGTCTGCGGGTCCGGGACATCAACGAGGCCTTCAAGGAGCTCGGCAGGATGTGCCAGCTGCACCTCAGCCACGACAAACCTCAGACCAAACTTCTCATCCTCCACCAAGCCGTCAACGTCATCCTGAACTTAGAACAACAAGTCAGAG AGCGCAACCTCAACCCCAAGGCTGCGTGTTTAAAACGGCGCGAGGAGGAAAAGGTGTCCGGGGTGGGGGCGGAGGCTCCCATGCAGCTCTCAGGAGGCCACCCCAGCATGGGCGGAGACGGCCACAACCCAGTTGGTCACATGTAA
- the LOC100820722 gene encoding E2A1 transcription factor isoform X5 codes for MFAPPVANGKNRTMTLASTHFAGSDERSGSGSWGSAEQNSPSFSQGRGYGDGTHFSEHEGLSSPFISSGISGKADRPYPHFGSQPNFLPSDIPMPSPDAMSPSGLKSGSQFYPSYPNNPRRRPPEGGLDAQPKKIRKPPGLPSSVYVSTSGEEFARDGAGYAGAKPGAVYPGSFFMQEDPWSSSSYSPMLGNIGQPGSFPAISDRMNYPLHSTEVNGFHTAPTTYNHTPTLNGESIMAAGRGTTASSSGDEIGKALASIYPSDHNSNNFPSAPSTPGSPQAIAGAPSQWQRPTTPPFEGQPHALQSKMEDRLEEAIHVLRSHAVGQSPALDSTHSDMHGLLPPVHNGGLGGLSPAFPNASLALSNRHPAMQGGKHEEPAGLPPSSTLLHGHHASGPTQPVSQSEGFTGLPGGLARSSHSSSSSDIKREDKEDDENSSVADKSEDEKKDPKSARSRTRKEALTLQMFSGLSDQKDDLDEDDEDVPPEVKMERERERRVANNARERLRVRDINEAFKELGRMCQLHLSHDKPQTKLLILHQAVNVILNLEQQVRERNLNPKAACLKRREEEKVSGVGAEAPMQLSGGHPSMGGDGHNPVGHM; via the exons ATGAACGCAGCGGCTCCGGGTCCTGGGGTTCTGCAGAACAGAACAGTCCCTCGTTCAGCCAAGGACGG GGCTACGGAGATGGAACCCACTTCAGTGAGCATGAAGGCCTGTCATCTCCGTTCATCAGTTCAGGGATTTCTG GTAAAGCTGACCGGCCGTATCCTCATTTTGGGAGTCAG CCTAATTTTCTTCCCAGCGACATACCGATGCCAAGCCCAGATGCCATGTCCCCCTCTGGCCTCAAGTCTGGTTCTCAGTTTTACCCGTCCTACCCCAACAACCCCAGGAGAAGGCCGCCCGAAGGAGGTTTAG ATGCCCAGCCAAAGAAGATCCGGAAACCCCCCGGCCTGCCTTCCTCG GTTTACGTTTCCACGTCAGGGGAGGAGTTTGCCAGAGACGGTGCAGGATACGCGGGCGCGAAGCCTGGCGCCGTCTATCCCGGCTCCTTCTTCATGCAAG AAGACCCCTGGTCCTCTTCCAGCTACTCCCCCATGCTGGGGAACATTGGACAGCCAGGCTCCTTCCCCGCCATCAGCGACAGAATG AACTACCCCCTGCATAGCACCGAAGTTAACGGCTTCCACACAGCCCCCACCACCTACAACCACACACCCACCCTCAACGGAGAAAGCATTATGG CGGCCGGCCGAGGCACCACAGCCAGCAGCTCGGGGGACGAGATCGGGAAGGCTCTGGCATCG ATTTATCCGTCAGACCACAACAGTAACAACTTCCCGTCTGCTCCTTCTACTCCTGGATCTCCTCAGGCCATCGCAG GAGCTCCGTCTCAGTGGCAAAGACCAACCACCCCCCCGTTTGAAGGCCAACCTCACGCACTG CAGAGTAAAATGGAGGACCGTTTGGAGGAGGCCATCCACGTTCTCCGCAGCCACGCTGTGGGCCAGAGCCCCGCCTTAGACAGCACTCACAGTGACATGCACGGCCTGCTGCCCCCCGTGCACAACGGGGGCCTGGGAGGCCTGTCTCCGGCTTTCCCCAACGCCAGCCTCGCGCTCAGCAACAGACATCCGGCCATG CAGGGGGGGAAACACGAGGAACCTGCCGGACTTCCTCCCAGCAGCACTCTCCTGCACGGTCACCACGCATCAGGACCCACGCAGCCTGTCAGCCAGTCAGAAGGCTTCACTG GTCTCCCCGGGGGCTTGGCTCGCTCCTCACACTCCTCCAGCAGCTCCGACATCAAAAGAGAAGACAAAGAGGACGATGAGAACTCCTCCGTGGCAGACAAATCAGAGGATGAGAAGAAGGATCCCAAATCGGCTCGCAGTCGGACAAG AAAGGAGGCGTTGACCCTCCAGATGTTCTCTGGCCTATCAGACCAGAAAGATGA TCTGGACGAGGATGACGAGGACGTTCCCCCCGAGGTGAAGATGGAGCGCGAGAGGGAGCGGCGAGTGGCCAACAACGCCCGAGAGCGTCTGCGGGTCCGGGACATCAACGAGGCCTTCAAGGAGCTCGGCAGGATGTGCCAGCTGCACCTCAGCCACGACAAACCTCAGACCAAACTTCTCATCCTCCACCAAGCCGTCAACGTCATCCTGAACTTAGAACAACAAGTCAGAG AGCGCAACCTCAACCCCAAGGCTGCGTGTTTAAAACGGCGCGAGGAGGAAAAGGTGTCCGGGGTGGGGGCGGAGGCTCCCATGCAGCTCTCAGGAGGCCACCCCAGCATGGGCGGAGACGGCCACAACCCAGTTGGTCACATGTAA
- the LOC100820722 gene encoding E2A1 transcription factor isoform X2, giving the protein MSEQQQRMAAVETDKELSDLLDFSAMFAPPVANGKNRTMTLASTHFAGSDERSGSGSWGSAEQNSPSFSQGRGYGDGTHFSEHEGLSSPFISSGISGKADRPYPHFGSQPNFLPSDIPMPSPDAMSPSGLKSGSQFYPSYPNNPRRRPPEGGLDAQPKKIRKPPGLPSSVYVSTSGEEFARDGAGYAGAKPGAVYPGSFFMQEDPWSSSSYSPMLGNIGQPGSFPAISDRMNYPLHSTEVNGFHTAPTTYNHTPTLNGESIMAAGRGTTASSSGDEIGKALASIYPSDHNSNNFPSAPSTPGSPQAIAGAPSQWQRPTTPPFEGQPHALQSKMEDRLEEAIHVLRSHAVGQSPALDSTHSDMHGLLPPVHNGGLGGLSPAFPNASLALSNRHPAMGGKHEEPAGLPPSSTLLHGHHASGPTQPVSQSEGFTGLPGGLARSSHSSSSSDIKREDKEDDENSSVADKSEDEKKDPKSARSRTRKEALTLQMFSGLSDQKDDLDEDDEDVPPEVKMERERERRVANNARERLRVRDINEAFKELGRMCQLHLSHDKPQTKLLILHQAVNVILNLEQQVRERNLNPKAACLKRREEEKVSGVGAEAPMQLSGGHPSMGGDGHNPVGHM; this is encoded by the exons ATGAACGCAGCGGCTCCGGGTCCTGGGGTTCTGCAGAACAGAACAGTCCCTCGTTCAGCCAAGGACGG GGCTACGGAGATGGAACCCACTTCAGTGAGCATGAAGGCCTGTCATCTCCGTTCATCAGTTCAGGGATTTCTG GTAAAGCTGACCGGCCGTATCCTCATTTTGGGAGTCAG CCTAATTTTCTTCCCAGCGACATACCGATGCCAAGCCCAGATGCCATGTCCCCCTCTGGCCTCAAGTCTGGTTCTCAGTTTTACCCGTCCTACCCCAACAACCCCAGGAGAAGGCCGCCCGAAGGAGGTTTAG ATGCCCAGCCAAAGAAGATCCGGAAACCCCCCGGCCTGCCTTCCTCG GTTTACGTTTCCACGTCAGGGGAGGAGTTTGCCAGAGACGGTGCAGGATACGCGGGCGCGAAGCCTGGCGCCGTCTATCCCGGCTCCTTCTTCATGCAAG AAGACCCCTGGTCCTCTTCCAGCTACTCCCCCATGCTGGGGAACATTGGACAGCCAGGCTCCTTCCCCGCCATCAGCGACAGAATG AACTACCCCCTGCATAGCACCGAAGTTAACGGCTTCCACACAGCCCCCACCACCTACAACCACACACCCACCCTCAACGGAGAAAGCATTATGG CGGCCGGCCGAGGCACCACAGCCAGCAGCTCGGGGGACGAGATCGGGAAGGCTCTGGCATCG ATTTATCCGTCAGACCACAACAGTAACAACTTCCCGTCTGCTCCTTCTACTCCTGGATCTCCTCAGGCCATCGCAG GAGCTCCGTCTCAGTGGCAAAGACCAACCACCCCCCCGTTTGAAGGCCAACCTCACGCACTG CAGAGTAAAATGGAGGACCGTTTGGAGGAGGCCATCCACGTTCTCCGCAGCCACGCTGTGGGCCAGAGCCCCGCCTTAGACAGCACTCACAGTGACATGCACGGCCTGCTGCCCCCCGTGCACAACGGGGGCCTGGGAGGCCTGTCTCCGGCTTTCCCCAACGCCAGCCTCGCGCTCAGCAACAGACATCCGGCCATG GGGGGGAAACACGAGGAACCTGCCGGACTTCCTCCCAGCAGCACTCTCCTGCACGGTCACCACGCATCAGGACCCACGCAGCCTGTCAGCCAGTCAGAAGGCTTCACTG GTCTCCCCGGGGGCTTGGCTCGCTCCTCACACTCCTCCAGCAGCTCCGACATCAAAAGAGAAGACAAAGAGGACGATGAGAACTCCTCCGTGGCAGACAAATCAGAGGATGAGAAGAAGGATCCCAAATCGGCTCGCAGTCGGACAAG AAAGGAGGCGTTGACCCTCCAGATGTTCTCTGGCCTATCAGACCAGAAAGATGA TCTGGACGAGGATGACGAGGACGTTCCCCCCGAGGTGAAGATGGAGCGCGAGAGGGAGCGGCGAGTGGCCAACAACGCCCGAGAGCGTCTGCGGGTCCGGGACATCAACGAGGCCTTCAAGGAGCTCGGCAGGATGTGCCAGCTGCACCTCAGCCACGACAAACCTCAGACCAAACTTCTCATCCTCCACCAAGCCGTCAACGTCATCCTGAACTTAGAACAACAAGTCAGAG AGCGCAACCTCAACCCCAAGGCTGCGTGTTTAAAACGGCGCGAGGAGGAAAAGGTGTCCGGGGTGGGGGCGGAGGCTCCCATGCAGCTCTCAGGAGGCCACCCCAGCATGGGCGGAGACGGCCACAACCCAGTTGGTCACATGTAA
- the LOC100820722 gene encoding E2A1 transcription factor isoform X4 yields the protein MSEQQQRMAAVETDKELSDLLDFSAMFAPPVANGKNRTMTLASTHFAGSDERSGSGSWGSAEQNSPSFSQGRGYGDGTHFSEHEGLSSPFISSGISGKADRPYPHFGSQPNFLPSDIPMPSPDAMSPSGLKSGSQFYPSYPNNPRRRPPEGGLDAQPKKIRKPPGLPSSVYVSTSGEEFARDGAGYAGAKPGAVYPGSFFMQEDPWSSSSYSPMLGNIGQPGSFPAISDRMNYPLHSTEVNGFHTAPTTYNHTPTLNGESIMAAGRGTTASSSGDEIGKALASIYPSDHNSNNFPSAPSTPGSPQAIAGAPSQWQRPTTPPFEGQPHALQSKMEDRLEEAIHVLRSHAVGQSPALDSTHSDMHGLLPPVHNGGLGGLSPAFPNASLALSNRHPAMQGGKHEEPAGLPPSSTLLHGHHASGPTQPVSQSEGFTGLPGGLARSSHSSSSSDIKREDKEDDENSSVADKSEDEKKDPKSARSRTSLDEDDEDVPPEVKMERERERRVANNARERLRVRDINEAFKELGRMCQLHLSHDKPQTKLLILHQAVNVILNLEQQVRERNLNPKAACLKRREEEKVSGVGAEAPMQLSGGHPSMGGDGHNPVGHM from the exons ATGAACGCAGCGGCTCCGGGTCCTGGGGTTCTGCAGAACAGAACAGTCCCTCGTTCAGCCAAGGACGG GGCTACGGAGATGGAACCCACTTCAGTGAGCATGAAGGCCTGTCATCTCCGTTCATCAGTTCAGGGATTTCTG GTAAAGCTGACCGGCCGTATCCTCATTTTGGGAGTCAG CCTAATTTTCTTCCCAGCGACATACCGATGCCAAGCCCAGATGCCATGTCCCCCTCTGGCCTCAAGTCTGGTTCTCAGTTTTACCCGTCCTACCCCAACAACCCCAGGAGAAGGCCGCCCGAAGGAGGTTTAG ATGCCCAGCCAAAGAAGATCCGGAAACCCCCCGGCCTGCCTTCCTCG GTTTACGTTTCCACGTCAGGGGAGGAGTTTGCCAGAGACGGTGCAGGATACGCGGGCGCGAAGCCTGGCGCCGTCTATCCCGGCTCCTTCTTCATGCAAG AAGACCCCTGGTCCTCTTCCAGCTACTCCCCCATGCTGGGGAACATTGGACAGCCAGGCTCCTTCCCCGCCATCAGCGACAGAATG AACTACCCCCTGCATAGCACCGAAGTTAACGGCTTCCACACAGCCCCCACCACCTACAACCACACACCCACCCTCAACGGAGAAAGCATTATGG CGGCCGGCCGAGGCACCACAGCCAGCAGCTCGGGGGACGAGATCGGGAAGGCTCTGGCATCG ATTTATCCGTCAGACCACAACAGTAACAACTTCCCGTCTGCTCCTTCTACTCCTGGATCTCCTCAGGCCATCGCAG GAGCTCCGTCTCAGTGGCAAAGACCAACCACCCCCCCGTTTGAAGGCCAACCTCACGCACTG CAGAGTAAAATGGAGGACCGTTTGGAGGAGGCCATCCACGTTCTCCGCAGCCACGCTGTGGGCCAGAGCCCCGCCTTAGACAGCACTCACAGTGACATGCACGGCCTGCTGCCCCCCGTGCACAACGGGGGCCTGGGAGGCCTGTCTCCGGCTTTCCCCAACGCCAGCCTCGCGCTCAGCAACAGACATCCGGCCATG CAGGGGGGGAAACACGAGGAACCTGCCGGACTTCCTCCCAGCAGCACTCTCCTGCACGGTCACCACGCATCAGGACCCACGCAGCCTGTCAGCCAGTCAGAAGGCTTCACTG GTCTCCCCGGGGGCTTGGCTCGCTCCTCACACTCCTCCAGCAGCTCCGACATCAAAAGAGAAGACAAAGAGGACGATGAGAACTCCTCCGTGGCAGACAAATCAGAGGATGAGAAGAAGGATCCCAAATCGGCTCGCAGTCGGACAAG TCTGGACGAGGATGACGAGGACGTTCCCCCCGAGGTGAAGATGGAGCGCGAGAGGGAGCGGCGAGTGGCCAACAACGCCCGAGAGCGTCTGCGGGTCCGGGACATCAACGAGGCCTTCAAGGAGCTCGGCAGGATGTGCCAGCTGCACCTCAGCCACGACAAACCTCAGACCAAACTTCTCATCCTCCACCAAGCCGTCAACGTCATCCTGAACTTAGAACAACAAGTCAGAG AGCGCAACCTCAACCCCAAGGCTGCGTGTTTAAAACGGCGCGAGGAGGAAAAGGTGTCCGGGGTGGGGGCGGAGGCTCCCATGCAGCTCTCAGGAGGCCACCCCAGCATGGGCGGAGACGGCCACAACCCAGTTGGTCACATGTAA
- the LOC100820722 gene encoding E2A1 transcription factor isoform X1, translated as MSEQQQRMAAVETDKELSDLLDFSAMFAPPVANGKNRTMTLASTHFAGSDERSGSGSWGSAEQNSPSFSQGRGYGDGTHFSEHEGLSSPFISSGISGKADRPYPHFGSQPNFLPSDIPMPSPDAMSPSGLKSGSQFYPSYPNNPRRRPPEGGLDAQPKKIRKPPGLPSSVYVSTSGEEFARDGAGYAGAKPGAVYPGSFFMQEDPWSSSSYSPMLGNIGQPGSFPAISDRMNYPLHSTEVNGFHTAPTTYNHTPTLNGESIMAAGRGTTASSSGDEIGKALASIYPSDHNSNNFPSAPSTPGSPQAIAGAPSQWQRPTTPPFEGQPHALQSKMEDRLEEAIHVLRSHAVGQSPALDSTHSDMHGLLPPVHNGGLGGLSPAFPNASLALSNRHPAMQGGKHEEPAGLPPSSTLLHGHHASGPTQPVSQSEGFTGLPGGLARSSHSSSSSDIKREDKEDDENSSVADKSEDEKKDPKSARSRTRKEALTLQMFSGLSDQKDDLDEDDEDVPPEVKMERERERRVANNARERLRVRDINEAFKELGRMCQLHLSHDKPQTKLLILHQAVNVILNLEQQVRERNLNPKAACLKRREEEKVSGVGAEAPMQLSGGHPSMGGDGHNPVGHM; from the exons ATGAACGCAGCGGCTCCGGGTCCTGGGGTTCTGCAGAACAGAACAGTCCCTCGTTCAGCCAAGGACGG GGCTACGGAGATGGAACCCACTTCAGTGAGCATGAAGGCCTGTCATCTCCGTTCATCAGTTCAGGGATTTCTG GTAAAGCTGACCGGCCGTATCCTCATTTTGGGAGTCAG CCTAATTTTCTTCCCAGCGACATACCGATGCCAAGCCCAGATGCCATGTCCCCCTCTGGCCTCAAGTCTGGTTCTCAGTTTTACCCGTCCTACCCCAACAACCCCAGGAGAAGGCCGCCCGAAGGAGGTTTAG ATGCCCAGCCAAAGAAGATCCGGAAACCCCCCGGCCTGCCTTCCTCG GTTTACGTTTCCACGTCAGGGGAGGAGTTTGCCAGAGACGGTGCAGGATACGCGGGCGCGAAGCCTGGCGCCGTCTATCCCGGCTCCTTCTTCATGCAAG AAGACCCCTGGTCCTCTTCCAGCTACTCCCCCATGCTGGGGAACATTGGACAGCCAGGCTCCTTCCCCGCCATCAGCGACAGAATG AACTACCCCCTGCATAGCACCGAAGTTAACGGCTTCCACACAGCCCCCACCACCTACAACCACACACCCACCCTCAACGGAGAAAGCATTATGG CGGCCGGCCGAGGCACCACAGCCAGCAGCTCGGGGGACGAGATCGGGAAGGCTCTGGCATCG ATTTATCCGTCAGACCACAACAGTAACAACTTCCCGTCTGCTCCTTCTACTCCTGGATCTCCTCAGGCCATCGCAG GAGCTCCGTCTCAGTGGCAAAGACCAACCACCCCCCCGTTTGAAGGCCAACCTCACGCACTG CAGAGTAAAATGGAGGACCGTTTGGAGGAGGCCATCCACGTTCTCCGCAGCCACGCTGTGGGCCAGAGCCCCGCCTTAGACAGCACTCACAGTGACATGCACGGCCTGCTGCCCCCCGTGCACAACGGGGGCCTGGGAGGCCTGTCTCCGGCTTTCCCCAACGCCAGCCTCGCGCTCAGCAACAGACATCCGGCCATG CAGGGGGGGAAACACGAGGAACCTGCCGGACTTCCTCCCAGCAGCACTCTCCTGCACGGTCACCACGCATCAGGACCCACGCAGCCTGTCAGCCAGTCAGAAGGCTTCACTG GTCTCCCCGGGGGCTTGGCTCGCTCCTCACACTCCTCCAGCAGCTCCGACATCAAAAGAGAAGACAAAGAGGACGATGAGAACTCCTCCGTGGCAGACAAATCAGAGGATGAGAAGAAGGATCCCAAATCGGCTCGCAGTCGGACAAG AAAGGAGGCGTTGACCCTCCAGATGTTCTCTGGCCTATCAGACCAGAAAGATGA TCTGGACGAGGATGACGAGGACGTTCCCCCCGAGGTGAAGATGGAGCGCGAGAGGGAGCGGCGAGTGGCCAACAACGCCCGAGAGCGTCTGCGGGTCCGGGACATCAACGAGGCCTTCAAGGAGCTCGGCAGGATGTGCCAGCTGCACCTCAGCCACGACAAACCTCAGACCAAACTTCTCATCCTCCACCAAGCCGTCAACGTCATCCTGAACTTAGAACAACAAGTCAGAG AGCGCAACCTCAACCCCAAGGCTGCGTGTTTAAAACGGCGCGAGGAGGAAAAGGTGTCCGGGGTGGGGGCGGAGGCTCCCATGCAGCTCTCAGGAGGCCACCCCAGCATGGGCGGAGACGGCCACAACCCAGTTGGTCACATGTAA